In the Parasteatoda tepidariorum isolate YZ-2023 chromosome X2, CAS_Ptep_4.0, whole genome shotgun sequence genome, aggaaatattgtttcaaataatatattttgattagattaatatattaatttaattttataattctaatgtATGCTTCAAAGCAATTTGGTTTGGCCCAGATGTTATAGTTTGgagaaattataatgaaatatcaCAACTTTTAATGAACCTCTGTTATTTTTTAGGCCGAGAAGTTGACGATGAAGATTTGACTTCAATGCTTGCTGAAGCACCAGGACCTTTAAACTTTACAATGTTTCTCACTATCTTTGGCGAACGGATATcaggcaaatatttatttcattcaataataaggacttgaaatatttaactctGAGTAATAGGAGtttgaaatatatgattttgaaatttatgatttcaaataatattacattaggGGATATTATTTTGAGGAccagcaattttgaaataattttagaggACTGAAATATTCATATTAGAATACTTTCTTAATTATAGTGTTATTGAAAAAggtgttatttaaaaagtgttatttaacttcctatagtttgtctatagtAAGAACTCCTCTCGCCACGAAGTCTGAGGCCATCTGCTGTTTTGGAAACAATAAATAGCACATTTCAAAGAGGGAAGCTTCTTTCTTCGTTGATTCTCTTTATCTCACCGGCTCAAGCCAAAACCTGTCTTAAAtgacttgaaatagttaaacctaGTTACCATAGTTACCACCACTGCTCCAGATGAATGGCTGGGGAAGTTCTATACATGGACAAACTATACTCTCAGTTTGATTCATGTAAATTATGTATGAGTAGATGGGACACTATTTCTAAAAGCATCAAGCTcgatttttaatattgtgtcAACAGATTTGCCATGTTCTGTACATTAGGACATTCTGTTGTACATTAGGACATTGCAATCTCTTAAAACATTTACTGCTAAAAGAGAAACTGCTTCTGTAGAGTTGATAAAGAAGGGTTTTCCTATTTTTGTCCAATCTGTACGTTAGAGTAAGCTGCATTCATACAATAATAATCACTGTCTCACTGAGTTAGGGTTGCAGACAATATTTTCGACTTACATGTAGCAATTAATTTGGAACGTGggagtataattttaattgtctcTTCTCAGTCAATTAACGCAATAAATTATGCActtagtaattttatataagtaatttaatacgAATGTAGTTGTATTCTATATTAtacttacttaatatttattatttaagtttttcaatattaagtttctttcttttatttaacttgactaatactgatttttaagacgctgaaaatttcttttaacgtaAATTactaagaaagaaatatctttttcaaaaatataaaagtagacacatgtataacaattaattaccattttaaaaatgctcattGCAAAATTGTAGTGGagtaattttgtcagaaaaattcCATGGCAATTCTACAACACCAAGCACTATATTTCTCATGGTCTGACTAGGTTTTGAATCTGATTCTCACCTTGtcgaaaaattaatgaacaaaagATAATGTCAATTAGAGATAATAACAAgcttttagtttatatttaactttaactatcagtgactaaaagtaaatttaactttgcGTTTGCACCATTGGCAGATGAGTTGGGTCCAGATGAAAGAGACCTATTAAGAATCCTATGAACTACTTTAACCCTTTAGCGCAGATGGGACAccaatgcatatattttttctgatgctctatatttatagtttatagtCGCTCTGTAATTTGGTCACAATGAAGGAGATCTCTTATGAATtgtattaattactttattccTTTGGCTTAATTGGGACacggaattatatttttctctagctctctgaatatatatatatatatatattNNNNNNNNNNNNNNNNNNNNNNNNNNNNNNNNNNNNNNNNNNNNNNNNNNNNNNNNNNNNNNNNNNNNNNNNNNNNNNNNNNNNNNNNNNNNNNNNNNNNNNNNNNNNNNNNNNNNNNNNNNNNNNNNNNATATATATAGTGCATTGTGGTAGCGTAGTTTGATCccgatataaatattttttttgaagctttAATTACtggtaaaaatacattttggtaTTCTTTACTATAAGAATCAATCTAATATATGCTAAATGAAATCTATTAGATTATTGGAGTtgtatttgtacaaaaatataaaatccaaaagaaatgtagtgtgaattttttttcattctatataataaattatcattaattgattttgcacattaaaaatttcaatgatgaattactgtttctcttaaatctaaatagCCGCAAATAAGatcaaatttgagaaattactGTTAAGGTTTATCTATAACGCAGAAAGGGTCCCATgatatatttcataaccattaattattaaaaggctaaatataatatgtttcactagttttgaactaaattaatacaaaataatcaaaaaattaagaaaaatattttataatgaaaactcTACATCAAAGAGTTAAGCCcttgaataaaaacttaaaaataataaagccaAGAATTCTATGATATACTTCTTTGTGAGATGATTCTTTGACAAgtaagtaatattatttatttagcattatttatagttacttttatttactagGTACCGATGAAGAAGATGTCATTATGTCAGCCTTTTCTATTTTTGACGAAGGCGATGGAAAAATGAAAGAGGAAGTGTGAGTAAATGTCATGAAATGATAAGATCAAGATAACATTCAGTTTACATTACACgataagttaatttttgataagaggctgttttttaaattattttaattttaattttgataaatagagagaaaaataaggaaaaaaataacaaacctCTTAAAGAAGTCTGTATTACcaacttacaaaaatatttttatttttaagttgatgtgatacaaaaatgtttaactaCATGTCTAAAAATTAACTCGTTCCTtctgcaattaaaatataagaaataatacaaattgTTTATACCTATTTTATTCAGACTGTCGCTACTTCCTACATTTTGAGGATCTAAAATCTGAATCAGTTGAAAAAAGGTATATTCATGAAGAAAATGGAAGTGTTCGTGATTTCTTAACTTGAGAAAATCACCGGTGCTATTTAATTCGCATAATAAAGAGTAGGTCCTcaaaacattaagattgagtccttgtacgtgaaaatccgatctgTAGATCAAAAGGTATCTAagggtaaatttttaattttttgcaccaTTCAACAATGAACATGAACATGATACTTACAAGAGACTTAAAATCTGTAATCTGTGcggagaaatttttataaaaattaactataaatagccattataattaatattattaataatttaagaaagttttttataattaattattagtaatttaagaaaaagtgcgCGCAACTCTtgcaatattcttttttgtaaaagtgAAATACAGAGAAAAGAGCGCCggtatttgtcaaaaaaatggAAGCTTGGACAACACTTTCAGACAGCAAATATGAAAAGATTCTTCACAAAAATTGAGGGACTACACAACTCCCCACACAGTCCTGGGGCACGGGACAATTATATTcttgttatataaaaattataagcaaaattatattcttgttCATATTcctgattattattaattatattcctGAAAACTTATATTCTTGTTTATATTCCTgattataatgaattatattcctgaaaaattatattcttgctacataaaactttttctaaatcttttgtttcgtttaatttgtttgaatttttctatAGTTATATAGCAATAAAAcgaagagaaaataaatttttttttttcataaaaatgtccaCATACTCCATGAATATTAAAGCTAGATACACGACAATTTTGCGCAATTATTGCATTTGATAACCGAAGTAACTTATGCAAGTTATAAGCTTAtctctataatttttatcattgggGGCTCAAACACATTccttttttatcgtaatttaatgcCGGTCCCTTAAATCACTAAAAACTTTAATCTTTTATAGATATGTATCAGAAATCGCATGTCCTAAACACttctaaagttttgaaataattctctaagtatttcctgagaaatatgaaaaaatgagtTAGTATAGAAGTATAATCATAATTTTGCCCAACCCCTgtatctttaaacatttttcagtacCCCGAGGAAGATCAGCCACACATCTTATTGCAAGGCATACCAATACTGAGATGtgacttttttgtaaaattatatttttcttagatttttgaAGTCGCAGCTGTTTTAGTGCTTAATGAAAAAGTTTCTCCTTTaaacttcttcatttttaatacttttcacaatttacaaaatattattcccttcctttaaaatttttaattttttgcaacctTGCAAATAACGGTTTTACTGTGATACAGCCAGTATAGTAGTTTCTCATATTTTACTACCTCATATAAAGGGGAATACTTATGTAGATGCCAATTTTAAGTTCTATTTCTCATACTTTTCAGATTAAAAAGCACATTACGCAAGAGAGGAGACAAATTTACGGAAGaagaagtaagttttatttttagtatcagtttatatactaaattttaaacactgTACTCTCGAGTCGTAcaagatttaaatattgtcactgggaagtgtaaaatttttttctttaagaaaaaacatacaACTTAAAGATTGTGGGAAAATTTCTGCAATATTGTGCTTTGTGAAAACTTCCGAATAGTAGAACATTTTGTGCTTtggaacaattttatttgagtCAATTTAATGCCACTAACAAAGATTTCGTTTCTTTTAAGGCAATAAATTAAGAAagggaaacatttaaaaaacattaagaaaggGAAACATTTAAGATTGCAATTCTCACAATAATGATCaaggttaaaatattaagaagcgAAAAATGACCTagatactataaaaaaaaataaaaaactgatgaaattaaaaaaaaaactttatttgcagttttattataactctaaaatgttttctgcaatttttcttaaatcgaAATAGCATGCTTGTCAACTTTTACGGtagctgaaaaataattcacgAACTGGGAGTGAAACAACAAttaaagttagaaatattttctgaaagtttaactatttaaacataCAAGAGAAAATTAAGCTAACAAATAGATCATAtccacttgtttttttttattaccgaTTTTTCGTGGTAGGTAGAAATCTTTTTTGAAGCTCTAAACTAAAGATTTAACACGTCAAAACGCTATAATGTTGCTACCTCtaagaaagaaatttctcaATGGCCGTACAAGATGGCATGTAATTGGTCaattttcattgatattttatgattttatttattttaggccGACATATGTTTAAAAGAAGCTCCTGTAGATAGAGAAGGATACATTAGTATAAGAAGATTTACAAGAGTTCTCACAAAAGgcgatgatgatgatgatactGATGGTGgttaaaatctgtttaataaagtaaatgtgTTAACATCTTCTAACACGAGCATTAAATGCTGGACTAATTTACAAGTATAactcatttgataattttcttttaaatgaggttttccaagttgaaaaattaaatatttcgctGAGTTTCGTAATACTTGCCAAGCTAGTTATGttaaaactaaaagttaaatgttaaacataaaGGTATTTTGCAAAATAGACATCACAAGCTTAAagttaatgcattaaaaattataaaaataaaataaacctaaTTAAATGGGGATTGTAACGAAACCCCCTGTATAATACTTTCTTACATTAAGTTTTTGGATATAAATCTTTTCTCCATAATTAAtcctaaaaattgatttttagtaatGAGgctctaaataatttatttttataggcGTTTTgctaaactgaaatattttagcaaataggaatttattacgtattttttaTGTGACTATACACCCAAAGacaatatctatatttttaactttcgaaCGGCTTGAGTTGTAGTGGTGTTTAGGTGTTCATATAAAGTAAAGTGACTATGAGCTGCAATGTGGCGTGCTGTTTAGCACGACATATGTTGAAGTTGGtgttcttattttgaaaacggGGAAAGATAGGGTAAACATAGAACTCAATGGTGCAGAGTATCACCGATTTAGACAAAAGATTACGCTAGAGGGAAAAACCGTTTAAATTGTCTCTTGAAGTTCCAGTTTAGAAAATCGCAAACAAACGCGTGTTGtaagcttttcttttcttcttgcATTAATTCCAACAAGGTTTCTAAATCGATAATGTTCAAATACTTCGATATTCTCTTTCCTAATTTCATTAAAGGTACAGTATTCCATATGGCGCTGCGAGAGGTTTGACTTTGTAGCACATAGCCACTTTACTATACTTTGACGCCACTGTTATAACCATAGTTGAAGCTTTTCGAAAGTTATAAGACTTGATTTGCACTGGAGTAGGATTCCTATACTGAGTGTCCCAGGATTATTGTTACAAACTTTAAGAGAAGGTAGATGACACTACAAGGATTCAAAATTGGATAGCAACTCATGGTTGAGAGAGTTATTAAAAAGTAGTATACAGGAAACAAAGAGACTGAAGATAGAAATTATCTGagatatttatttgtcaaaGACATTACATGTGCTGCAATTGATAATATGggaaaatgttacaaaagatGTTCAAAGTTTCCACCATTGCTCGCAATACATGCCTCACACCGTCGGGCCATGGATTGGTGAACTCGTTCAAATACACCCGGATTTTGTTGGATATCCGCAACAGCAAAAGCGATTCTAACACCCAGATTCATTTAGGAATCCACAGGCATTGCGTACGCAAAACTTTTCAGTGTACTCCAAATAAAGAAATCCATGCTGCTTAAACCAGGAGAGTGTGGTGGCCAGAACTGGTTCACCAGGCCTAATCCATTTTATAAACAACACTAACCTAGCGGCAAATGGCGATGTTTCCGACAATGGGTTGCTATGCAAATCTGAATCTTtgtgatataatatttaaatctgaatCGTTGTCACCTTCTTTAACTCCGTTACCATTGCAAATCTGAATCTTTGTTACCTTCTTTAACTCCGTCACCTTTGCAAATCTGAATCTTTGTTACCTCCCTATAAAGTATATTCCAATAATTCTAGGACACTCTGTATGTagcatactatttttattttttggttaaattttaaaatggatgtTAAACTGCGAGcgatgcaaaatatttaatatactggaatattattctgtttactgtctataattttcaattaagattttaaagaaacatttgagATGCCTGGAATCCTTCattgatgatttatttttctgttgtaaattttttgaacaggTTTATGATTTGAGTTTTTGATACTTAGGCAGActtactttattgttttttaaactaatgagtcaattaaattagttaatcaATTGAGTCATGAGTTAATCAATTGAGTCATTAGTAATCAATGAGTTAATCAATTGTTTCCATATTCAGCAGCTGATTttgagaaagtaaaaaaatcacttGGATAAGAAAAGGGTATGTAACTTTCATTTTCAGTGTTAAAACTGATATTACACAATGGTgactaataaataatactattaaatgaaaataattttaaataataataataacgtttaacacttttaaaatattaacttgttAGCTTGCATATAATAAACTGTTCATAATAAGCGTACTTATTtactaattgaataaataaacgtTTCAACAATAATCAATACTTATTGtcataattaactattaaagcACGAAAAATTGACAGAACTTTTGTCGTGATACTGGAAAATATAACGGAAAGTAATTGAGTATGGGCAAGgacattaaattaagaattatattccttttgttattttctttcccaagtttaagaaaaataatgtccTAATGTCTTTTTAAACTGTCGTGACAGAAAatacttaaactttttaaattaagttgttaaaaattatgtatgtaatttttatttttattcataaaaatgatgCGTGTTCAGAGCACGTTATTAATGTtcgatattaaaaatagtattcaaattcacaaaaatttaataagtaaacagacaaacaaataaattaataaataagaaagataatttttaatatttcccaaagataattttttcgaTTCATTAGATTTGAGTGTAACCATTTTTGACATaatgacattattttaaaaatcagtttatgaTATAGCTGTCAAGATCTTTGTCACGATGTCAGATAAAggttgtttttcgaaggctccgtcttaatatgaaatgatgcttttttgcgaataatatactatttttataactgctgtgagtttacaacagttactcatggctgttaggtcaagtttaggtCTCTGTcaacgcttattttgaaaatagcgCAAAACGTCATTAttgagaaaagccacagttttgtgaaaacgAAAGCGCTTGCGGtctaatttgttaatatttaaaaactaactcGAATGCTGCATTACCTGAGCTCATAGAAATTTGCagaaactgagaataaggcaaagtttttgataattttcatctagggtggaaaaatgtcgccaaattggcgattttaagaaaagttgttaaaatatttatattgtttgttttaagcTGTTGTTTGCTTAGTTTGCTGttgcccagataattctttacggcaagattatatatatagtttaaaatcatcgcattgtttcaagtgtaaggcacttaaactatgtatttttttatttttcttgaagacAGACCATCGAAAAACAACGTTAAGGGGATTAATTGCTAcgagaaatttataaaacagttaaaaagcgtaattgattgattgatatcaattggttataatataaagaaattaagaaattttaggtgaaaaaaaatgactataatgataagttaaaaattaacgaTTAGTAGAAAACaactatattaaaatgcatCTTATAAAAtgaggaacattttttttttaatttgcaaaaatacgTAGTTTGAAAAACgtgacattttattaaaaagaaaaatagcgaTTGTTCAAACGCATTTTCAGTATTGCAGATATCTGAAACTATTGCAACTTTGAACCACCAATcagaattcaataaatatttgaaattacaaaaattgacTTGTATAAAACTACTCTTCTtgatttttcaaggaaaaaaagaaagttattgtGGAGGATTTTTATGGGGTTTTTACagtgcttttaaaatgaaaagtagttGCTCGCATATAACATCTTCGAGTTGAGcgatttatataatatatgacCTTAAGTCAACACTTGCATACCTGAAAACTCTTCCGGATTTCCCGAcagactttatttttatattcattctggtaacaaaatttatgaattgcACATTTTGTTATTGTTCAACTTAatacgataaaaaataattttgattttttgtatatatatatatatagaacttatattaaatttgaaatccacACACTAGAatttaagtatttgtataaatgcaacaaaagtGGCCTGCTAACTACTATGACTTTTGCAAACTATTTTATAGAGTGGCAGACTTTTTTAAACTGAAGCTTTCAAAATGTTTAGTAATCTTGACAACATTTTAAATGCCTCACCTCCCATATAGAGCTGGAACAAAGTGAACATTTATctgtagtggtgtggaaaataagtttaaatgaatactttaaaacataaacttagctaccactatagtaagttttacaaaaatcgtTGAAAGTCTTCAGCCCTGGAATAAGTTTTCAATAAGTTGGGTAAccgaaaaagttttctttttaaaaaaaaataaaataaacctgaAATATTTTCGCcgttaattttcaaacatatgtCTGAACGTAGAGATTGCTTATAAACACAATacgttttcataaatatatttttacaagacTCACATGCAATGTGCGAAAATAGGCATAAACCGTGTTCTTTAGGTTTTAATTAGTAGCTATAATCTCGGTACTTCAGATCTCTAAAATATATCACAGATATGCCGAATCATGAAGCAACTCCGtcactactttttattttaaaaaagcactgATCTATTATATCGGGACAACTAAGACTTTTAGACTTATTAGTTGCTTTTACTACtgttgttataattattttatgtgttttgtctgtattgtacttttttaatgtaatttatttttttagatcgAGAAGGCGCTATACTGAGGAACACTAGAGCTGCCGGCTGTACTCATACTCATCattagttatgattttttttgtgaaaaataaaaatgttcctcGCATTGAGTTGTATtcacattatttaaacatattcccaaacataccatttttcacactttgtagaaaaatttcttccagaGGTAGCTTATTAACatagtgaaatatgcaaaaagtaaaattaccattaaaaGGTCCAAAGTATGGACCTTTCTCCTGACCAAaccatttaattcattttttcctgATTATGGCTGCTTCTTATatttttgagggtcagaaatccaaattcgtcggaaaaaaattttgtttattcagaaGAAGCACGTTTTTGCATCGAACttcacaacttaaaatatcgtctgcacaaattaattagcatatttgagatcatcttctcaaaaaattaatattgagtccTAGAGAGTGAAGATccaattatttcatcaaaagtcACTCAGGAtagtccgttttttatttagcGCATTGTacaaaatacagtgaaacctctcagGAGCGACCATTCTCGGTTCTACAGTTCAATGGTCGTTACTGGAGGTTGGTCACTCTTAGAAGatacctccattgacttcaaaatattatcatttcaaAGTGCATCATTTTTCgtaaacgattttaattttagtcattgtcattttcttggtgcggaAATGGCACCAGTGGTGGGGCCATGAAAACTGGATTGATAAATAGAAATGATCTATATGGATacacaccgaagagccattacattatgaccccCTGCTTATagcatgtaggaccacctttagccctctgctagcacccgcagtggcattgattccacaaggtgttgataggtagtctgaggtatctggtaccaagtgCTCACCAACTgatcctgcaattccctcacattgcgagggggtagcgtggcagcacggaTTTGGTTTCCGAACTAGGACCACAAACGCTCCATTGGATTAAGGttaggtgaatttgggggccaagacatgacttgaaagtcactggaatgttcctcgaaccaatccatgacgactcgacccttatgacatggtgcattatcttgttggtaaacaccatcccccgcaggaaaagcTGTTGCcttgaatgggtgaacctggtctgcaactatgttcaagtagcttacagacatcagggattgttctatgaagattatgggtcctaatgtgccccatgaaaacattgttcctgggcgagataccatgaaaacctgggtgagcgcattgttatagatggagggtggtcataatgtaatggctcttcggtgtatataatcatgtacaaaaacaaatttatgagataTGAATGAtagagctattttaaataagtaaacaattatgttttttgattaagtttgcatttaattttatatcataagagttagttagctttaaaagatgagaagaAGTTCGTTTGTTTGTTTGAGAAGCTCAGTTGTTTCTAAACTAACTTCTTTTTCCTAATTCAACCTAcaacactaaaaataattattcatagcATCGCTTTTAGTGCACTTTAACAGCAATATGAGGTTGTAGattccatacctgccaactcttccggattttccggaaaattttattttcatacttaaagtggtagcaatactcaggttattccaattaactttttgaattataatgataattatagatGAGtctgaccaccactacatataaataattacaataagtatatgaaagaataataatcaaTACGCAAGcaaatttcaacgggatcaaaatataaatatatttttgaatcagaTTGATTTTTGgctattgttttacaaccactctagcaatccattctcggaaggagtgaaagttggcaggtatgagatTCCCTTCAGAGATCGTCAAAAAGagctttctaaataaaaaccTCTCACAgatattttgaacatatttattACATCGACCTCTTTattctgttaatatttttttgttgatattttttcgtgtttccttgTGTGATTTTCTCTGCATTAGGAGCACAGGTTTTGCACAGTCTCTGGGAGTGGTTATAATGGTCTCtcagggctgccaactttctacgctttttgtaaaactttactCTAGTGGcagctaagtttatgttttaatgtattattttgcattcttttaaacttatcttctgcaccactacatataaataattttaaagattatatgcAACGCCACTTTTGTTCCAGCTTTTTGCCTATGACCGAGTCTGGCATCAGGGCCTCGTATACAAgctcataaatttcaatatccCCAAAGATCTAATagtactaattaataattatctgaCAAACAGAACTTTTCATATTAAGATCAATACAGCATTTTCTTCCGCTAGAAACATTAAAGCAGGAGTTCCGCAAGGTTCAATTCTCGGCCCTGTGCTCTACCTAATTTATTCAGCAGACTTTCCAAATTCTAATAATATGAGAAACATCACCTCAGCCTTCTACGCAGAT is a window encoding:
- the LOC107443858 gene encoding myosin regulatory light chain 12A isoform X2 — translated: MGDEEKKEKKKKSKKKTQDADATQEGENVVQEEEAPQEPPPPEIQVPVPVPEKKASTKRKAQRCGSNIFAMFTQRKVQEFKEAFQLIDQDKDGFISKHDLKLTFELLGREVDDEDLTSMLAEAPGPLNFTMFLTIFGERISGTDEEDVIMSAFSIFDEGDGKMKEEVLKSTLRKRGDKFTEEEADICLKEAPVDREGYISIRRFTRVLTKGDDDDDTDGG
- the LOC107443858 gene encoding myosin regulatory light chain 12A isoform X1 gives rise to the protein MGDEEKKEKKKKSKKKTQDADATQEGENVVQEEEAPQEPPPPEIQVPVPVPEKKASTKRKAQRCGSNIFAMFTQRKVQEFKEAFQLIDQDKDGFISKHDLKLTFELLGREVDDEDLTSMLAEAPGPLNFTMFLTIFGERISGTDEEDVIMSAFSIFDEGDGKMKEEVLKSTLRKRGDKFTEEEADICLKEAPVDREGYISIRRFTRVLTKGDDDDDTDDREGAILRNTRAAGCTHTHH